The following proteins are co-located in the Paenibacillus sp. FSL H8-0079 genome:
- the tatC gene encoding twin-arginine translocase subunit TatC yields MTQQMEEMSITEHLSELRKRLIYVLSIFVLGLIAGFFVADPVYQYLTKAESAKGFVLHAFSFWDGIGIYMKIAGLFSLIITLPFTVYQIWKFVSPGLKPRERKATLKYVPYVFLLFLTGMAFSYYVIFPMALAFTTAITEKMGLVETYGMKQYFSFLFGIVLPVSLLFELPLLIMFLTGLRILNPIRLRKMRRVSYFVLIFIAVVITPPDFISDLLVMIPLLLLYEISVLLSAIVYRKQLAADQEIESRYVRAEDKKHAG; encoded by the coding sequence ATGACGCAGCAAATGGAAGAAATGTCGATTACGGAACATCTGAGCGAGCTGCGGAAGCGGCTGATTTATGTACTAAGCATTTTTGTGCTGGGACTGATTGCAGGATTTTTTGTGGCGGACCCGGTATACCAATATCTGACCAAGGCAGAGTCGGCAAAAGGTTTTGTATTACATGCCTTCTCGTTCTGGGACGGGATTGGCATCTATATGAAGATTGCAGGGTTGTTCTCACTTATTATTACGCTGCCGTTTACGGTGTATCAGATCTGGAAGTTTGTTAGTCCAGGGCTAAAGCCGCGCGAGCGAAAAGCAACGCTGAAGTATGTGCCCTATGTGTTTCTTTTATTTCTGACAGGTATGGCTTTCTCGTATTATGTTATTTTTCCAATGGCACTCGCCTTCACGACAGCGATTACGGAGAAGATGGGGCTTGTGGAGACCTACGGGATGAAACAGTATTTCAGCTTCCTGTTTGGCATTGTGTTGCCTGTGTCCCTATTATTTGAACTTCCTTTACTTATTATGTTTCTGACAGGACTGCGGATACTGAATCCAATTCGTCTTCGCAAGATGCGCAGAGTCTCTTATTTTGTCTTGATCTTCATTGCAGTGGTCATTACACCGCCAGACTTCATATCCGATCTTCTGGTGATGATTCCCTTGCTCCTGTTATATGAGATCAGCGTTCTTCTATCCGCAATCGTATATCGCAAGCAGCTTGCGGCCGATCAAGAGATCGAATCCCGCTACGTTCGTGCAGAGGATAAGAAACATGCGGGCTGA
- the groES gene encoding co-chaperone GroES, translating to MIRPLGERVLVEPLEQEQTTSFGIVLPDSAKEKPQEGRIIAVGAGVLKDGVRVALEVKEGDRVIFSKYAGTEIKFEGKEYLIMKESDIHAILD from the coding sequence ATGATCAGACCTTTAGGTGAACGCGTATTGGTAGAACCACTGGAGCAAGAACAAACAACTTCTTTCGGGATCGTACTCCCGGACTCCGCCAAAGAAAAACCGCAAGAGGGTAGAATCATTGCAGTTGGTGCAGGAGTATTGAAAGACGGCGTACGTGTGGCTCTGGAAGTGAAAGAAGGAGATCGCGTTATTTTCTCCAAATATGCCGGTACAGAAATCAAATTCGAAGGTAAAGAATATTTGATTATGAAAGAAAGCGATATTCACGCGATTCTCGACTAA
- a CDS encoding 5-formyltetrahydrofolate cyclo-ligase, protein MQDHAELKSQLRSRLRQSRDLMDASMRQQAMTKINVGLKRELERLRQAKRKVVNRPLVIFSYLSYGSEASTAFLFEEGWKHGDVMLAPKVLANPPRMELRQVTGEQDLEPGIWGISEPKDSCEVLSPEDWPDIDLVLVPGLGYDLHGGRIGYGGGYYDRFAETLVATCAMTGKKPLMAAMVLPGQLQEEIPMDLLDLRIDLLITTEGILHIE, encoded by the coding sequence ATGCAGGATCATGCGGAACTGAAAAGCCAGCTTCGTTCCAGACTGAGACAGAGCCGTGATCTTATGGATGCGAGCATGCGTCAGCAGGCAATGACTAAGATTAACGTTGGATTGAAGCGGGAGTTGGAGCGCCTTAGACAGGCCAAGCGTAAGGTCGTGAACAGACCACTCGTCATATTCAGTTATTTGTCCTATGGAAGCGAAGCATCCACAGCTTTTTTGTTTGAAGAGGGCTGGAAGCATGGAGATGTGATGTTAGCACCGAAAGTATTGGCGAATCCACCCCGAATGGAACTACGGCAAGTAACCGGAGAACAGGATCTGGAGCCAGGCATATGGGGGATATCAGAACCCAAGGATTCCTGTGAAGTTCTTTCACCTGAAGATTGGCCGGATATCGATCTCGTTCTGGTACCTGGGCTTGGTTATGATCTACATGGAGGGCGTATTGGTTATGGTGGCGGTTATTATGATCGTTTTGCCGAGACGCTTGTAGCAACATGTGCGATGACGGGCAAGAAACCATTGATGGCTGCGATGGTGTTGCCGGGTCAGCTACAGGAGGAGATCCCGATGGACCTGCTCGATCTGCGGATTGATCTGTTGATAACAACCGAAGGTATATTACATATCGAATAA
- the rimI gene encoding ribosomal protein S18-alanine N-acetyltransferase has product MDNVVNNKQEAALQFRFMTLADIPDVMEIEHEAFTLPWTEEAFQNELTHNHFAKYMVMELEGKAIGYAGMWTIMDEAHITNIAVRGAYRGRKLGEKLLDEIMSTAAYLGMERMTLEVRVSNIIAQRLYQKKGFESAGLRKGYYSDNGEDAMIMWANLPSAGRSGEEEGSVLDS; this is encoded by the coding sequence ATGGACAACGTGGTGAATAATAAGCAGGAAGCAGCGCTTCAGTTCAGGTTCATGACACTCGCGGATATTCCCGATGTGATGGAGATCGAACATGAGGCCTTTACCCTGCCCTGGACGGAAGAAGCATTTCAAAATGAATTGACGCACAATCATTTTGCTAAATATATGGTGATGGAATTAGAAGGAAAAGCCATTGGCTATGCAGGTATGTGGACAATCATGGATGAAGCCCATATTACCAATATTGCAGTTAGAGGCGCGTATCGTGGACGCAAGCTTGGTGAAAAGTTACTGGATGAAATCATGAGTACAGCGGCTTATCTCGGCATGGAACGAATGACGCTGGAGGTTAGAGTCTCGAACATTATTGCTCAGCGTTTGTATCAGAAAAAAGGGTTTGAATCGGCGGGTCTTCGTAAAGGATATTACTCCGATAATGGGGAAGATGCGATGATTATGTGGGCGAACTTGCCGTCTGCAGGCCGGAGCGGCGAAGAGGAAGGAAGCGTACTGGATTCATGA
- a CDS encoding 2-isopropylmalate synthase, with amino-acid sequence MTTTNNKRMIEIFDTTLRDGEQAPGASLQPEQKIELAHQLASLGIDVIEPGFPISSPGEFAAVQAISRQLQNVEICGFARAVKGDIDAAVQATADAARRRIHLFISSSDIHIEHQLRRPRSEVVATAREMVSYARQFTDIVEFTAMDAARTKMDDLIEMVEVAIEAGASIINLPDTVGYALPHEYGEMFRRVREGARGGDQVRYSAHCHNDLGLAVANSLAAIANGASQIEVTINGIGERTGNCALEELIMALETRGDVIGATTNIKLNQLYETSRQISRAMHFPIAYNKPVVGRNAFQHESGIHQDGLLKNRSTYEIMDPEALGIPRSMIILGKHSGRHALKDRVRKYGFEPDEQQMEQLYEVFKETADQQKVVSDDQLLQMVSQTMNIPAQDYELVELQVTAGSMTDRMAAVRIRTSAGEQSYSAVGGGPVDATIRAIGQSISDDIAFVDMEMHALSGGEGASAEAVVTVERAGREFPGTATHNDIVMAAGLAYVAACNAAGLKAESSEQHEQVHA; translated from the coding sequence ATGACAACAACTAATAACAAACGCATGATTGAGATTTTTGATACAACGCTGCGTGATGGAGAACAGGCACCAGGGGCAAGTCTGCAACCCGAGCAAAAGATCGAACTGGCACACCAACTGGCTTCTCTGGGCATCGACGTCATTGAGCCTGGATTCCCGATCTCCAGTCCGGGTGAGTTCGCGGCGGTTCAGGCGATTTCGAGACAGTTGCAGAACGTGGAGATCTGTGGATTCGCGCGGGCGGTCAAAGGCGATATTGATGCAGCCGTTCAAGCAACGGCGGATGCAGCACGGCGCCGAATTCACCTGTTTATCTCTTCCTCGGATATTCATATTGAGCATCAGCTGCGTCGTCCGCGCAGTGAAGTGGTGGCTACGGCCCGTGAGATGGTGTCTTATGCACGACAGTTCACGGACATCGTAGAGTTCACCGCGATGGATGCGGCACGGACGAAGATGGATGATCTGATTGAGATGGTCGAAGTAGCGATTGAAGCAGGAGCCAGCATTATCAATCTGCCAGATACCGTGGGTTATGCTCTGCCACATGAGTATGGAGAGATGTTCCGCCGGGTACGTGAGGGTGCAAGAGGCGGCGATCAGGTTCGTTATAGTGCCCACTGTCATAATGATCTGGGCCTGGCAGTAGCCAATAGCCTAGCTGCGATTGCCAATGGTGCTTCCCAGATTGAAGTGACCATCAATGGAATTGGAGAGCGGACGGGGAACTGTGCACTGGAAGAGCTGATTATGGCGCTGGAGACTCGAGGAGATGTAATTGGTGCAACGACCAATATTAAGCTGAACCAACTGTATGAGACATCTCGTCAGATCAGCCGTGCGATGCACTTCCCGATTGCATACAACAAGCCGGTGGTGGGACGTAATGCATTCCAGCATGAATCCGGCATTCATCAGGATGGTCTGCTGAAGAATCGGAGCACCTATGAGATTATGGACCCGGAAGCGCTGGGTATCCCACGCAGCATGATTATTCTGGGCAAACACTCTGGTCGTCACGCCCTGAAGGATCGGGTTCGCAAATACGGTTTTGAGCCGGATGAGCAACAGATGGAGCAATTGTATGAGGTGTTCAAAGAAACCGCAGACCAGCAGAAGGTGGTCAGTGACGACCAGTTATTGCAGATGGTTAGCCAGACCATGAATATTCCTGCACAGGACTATGAACTGGTTGAATTGCAGGTGACGGCGGGCAGCATGACGGATCGAATGGCCGCCGTTCGCATTCGCACAAGCGCTGGAGAGCAGTCCTACTCTGCCGTTGGCGGAGGACCCGTGGATGCAACCATTCGTGCGATTGGTCAGAGCATTTCCGATGATATTGCGTTTGTCGATATGGAGATGCATGCCTTGAGTGGCGGAGAAGGTGCAAGCGCAGAGGCGGTAGTTACTGTGGAGCGTGCAGGACGTGAGTTCCCGGGAACGGCAACACATAATGATATCGTCATGGCTGCCGGCCTTGCTTATGTAGCGGCTTGTAATGCTGCTGGGCTTAAGGCCGAGTCTTCCGAACAGCATGAACAAGTACATGCGTAG
- the tsaB gene encoding tRNA (adenosine(37)-N6)-threonylcarbamoyltransferase complex dimerization subunit type 1 TsaB encodes MEDLQKEPRQRFLALDTSTAVMAAAMMEDHALLEERNERAERNHSVHVVPVMEQLLAASNTEPGQLDGIAVGVGPGSYTGIRIAVTAAKTLAWAWDIPVAGVSSLQAIAWGGWHSGLAARAAAAAEDAAAGAGGTPSADQGSTGAAPVHWIVPLVDARRGQACTALFASAGSDAPRRLAPDAIRKMDGWLEALAARMAEAAPEERPVAVWIVGETGPHAAAAAELRCPAGTALQLVPYELEGRWVGRLGAAALLAGQRDDVHALVPNYTQLSEAEANLLRKG; translated from the coding sequence ATGGAAGATTTACAAAAAGAGCCGCGTCAGCGGTTTTTGGCGTTGGATACATCCACCGCAGTGATGGCAGCTGCGATGATGGAAGATCATGCGCTTCTGGAAGAACGCAATGAACGGGCAGAGCGCAATCATTCGGTACACGTTGTACCCGTAATGGAGCAGCTGCTGGCCGCCAGCAACACAGAGCCTGGTCAGCTGGACGGTATTGCCGTCGGCGTTGGCCCAGGCTCATACACGGGCATCCGCATTGCGGTGACCGCGGCGAAGACACTGGCCTGGGCGTGGGACATCCCCGTAGCCGGGGTGTCCAGCCTTCAGGCTATCGCCTGGGGCGGCTGGCACAGCGGCCTCGCCGCCAGGGCAGCAGCTGCGGCAGAGGATGCCGCAGCAGGGGCTGGCGGAACGCCATCCGCGGACCAGGGCAGCACAGGTGCTGCCCCTGTCCACTGGATCGTTCCGCTTGTGGATGCACGGCGCGGTCAGGCATGCACCGCGCTGTTTGCCTCCGCCGGGAGCGATGCGCCCCGGCGTCTGGCGCCTGATGCCATCCGCAAGATGGACGGATGGCTGGAAGCCCTCGCCGCCCGCATGGCGGAGGCGGCGCCGGAAGAGCGGCCCGTAGCCGTCTGGATCGTCGGCGAGACGGGCCCCCATGCTGCGGCAGCGGCGGAGCTTCGCTGCCCCGCAGGAACGGCGCTCCAGCTCGTACCTTATGAGCTGGAAGGCCGCTGGGTTGGGCGCCTTGGCGCCGCCGCGCTGCTTGCAGGTCAGCGTGATGACGTGCATGCGCTGGTGCCGAATTACACCCAGTTGTCTGAAGCGGAAGCCAATCTGCTGCGCAAAGGCTAA
- the tatA gene encoding twin-arginine translocase TatA/TatE family subunit, whose protein sequence is MFSSIGPTGFILLAVIALLLFGPNKLPELGRAVGRTFREFKEGAREIISEDDSSNRKEQEKAKPLAAESTPADKPADKRLPE, encoded by the coding sequence ATGTTTAGTTCCATTGGGCCAACGGGCTTTATTTTGCTGGCCGTGATTGCATTGTTGTTGTTTGGACCCAACAAACTTCCGGAACTGGGACGTGCAGTTGGGCGTACCTTCCGTGAATTCAAAGAGGGCGCTCGCGAGATTATCTCTGAGGATGACTCATCCAATCGCAAAGAGCAGGAGAAAGCGAAACCGCTGGCGGCTGAGAGCACACCTGCAGACAAGCCTGCTGATAAACGCCTGCCGGAATAA
- a CDS encoding ABC-F family ATP-binding cassette domain-containing protein translates to MLLQVSGIIKRFGVDPILDGVNLQILERERIGLVGVNGAGKSTLLKIVAGEMSYDGGQIFKSKETTLGYLAQNSGLQSDRNIWEEMMNVFAHLTQAEADLRQMERDIADPAQMEDEKKYADLLERYAKRSDWFKDHGGYEMETRIRSVLHGMGFGEFSPDTPIATLSGGQKTRLALARILLQAPDLLMLDEPTNYLDIATLTWLEDYLRGYSGALLVVSHDRYFLDRLVTTIVEIERHRSKKYTGNYSRYMELKAAEYEIQMKQYEKQQGEISKMEDFVQKNIVRASTTKRAQSRRKALDKMERLDKPMGDLKKAHFSFETAVMSGKEVLRVDQLSVAYDEASPLFRNVSFDLRRGETVALIGPNGIGKSTMLKCLTGSLRPVTGDIQWGTKVQIGYYDQEQTGLNPSNTVLEELWSAYPGMEEARIRTVLGNFLFSGDDVLKKISSLSGGEKARVSLSKLMLKEANMLILDEPTNHLDLFAKEVLEAALMDYEGTLLFISHDRYFLNKMAERIVELHPGGTEHYLGNYDDYVEKKQELEDIAREAAEARQASSKNSSKSDSNTATTEKSGAASFEAEKQAKREERNRQRKQEALEQQIADLETKITELEAQMALPEIYQDYMKLQELQQQSEEHKTQLSKAYEEWEELAME, encoded by the coding sequence ATGCTGCTGCAAGTATCCGGAATTATCAAACGTTTTGGTGTCGATCCAATCCTGGACGGCGTGAACTTACAAATATTAGAACGCGAGCGCATCGGACTCGTTGGTGTAAACGGTGCAGGGAAATCCACTTTGCTCAAAATTGTGGCGGGTGAAATGTCTTATGACGGAGGACAGATTTTCAAATCCAAAGAAACGACGCTTGGTTACCTCGCTCAGAACAGCGGACTGCAATCCGACCGTAACATCTGGGAAGAAATGATGAACGTGTTCGCTCACCTGACACAGGCTGAAGCCGATTTGCGTCAGATGGAACGCGACATTGCCGACCCTGCCCAGATGGAAGACGAGAAAAAATACGCGGACCTGCTGGAACGTTATGCGAAACGCTCCGACTGGTTCAAGGACCATGGCGGCTACGAGATGGAAACTCGCATTCGCAGTGTACTGCACGGGATGGGATTCGGTGAATTTTCGCCAGATACCCCTATTGCCACACTTAGTGGCGGGCAGAAGACACGCCTTGCGCTTGCTCGTATTTTGCTTCAGGCACCTGATTTGCTCATGCTGGACGAGCCTACCAACTATCTCGATATCGCCACTCTTACATGGTTGGAAGATTATCTGAGAGGGTATTCAGGCGCACTGCTCGTGGTATCCCATGACCGGTACTTCCTGGATCGACTCGTAACGACCATCGTGGAGATCGAACGTCACCGCTCCAAAAAATACACGGGCAATTACAGTCGTTATATGGAACTCAAAGCTGCCGAGTATGAAATTCAGATGAAGCAATATGAGAAACAACAGGGTGAAATTTCCAAGATGGAGGATTTTGTCCAGAAAAATATCGTGCGTGCCTCGACGACCAAGCGGGCGCAAAGCCGCCGCAAGGCCCTCGACAAAATGGAGCGCCTCGATAAACCGATGGGTGATCTGAAAAAAGCCCATTTCTCCTTCGAAACCGCCGTTATGTCCGGCAAAGAAGTACTTCGTGTGGATCAGCTGTCTGTCGCTTATGACGAGGCTTCTCCATTGTTCCGCAATGTATCCTTCGATCTGCGGCGCGGGGAAACAGTTGCTCTGATTGGTCCAAACGGTATTGGTAAATCCACCATGCTGAAGTGTCTTACGGGAAGTTTGCGTCCGGTAACCGGGGATATCCAATGGGGAACGAAAGTGCAGATTGGCTATTATGATCAAGAGCAGACTGGGCTCAATCCGTCCAATACGGTTCTGGAAGAACTGTGGAGTGCCTATCCTGGGATGGAAGAAGCACGCATTCGGACCGTACTGGGGAACTTTTTGTTCAGCGGTGACGATGTGCTCAAGAAGATTTCCTCCCTCAGCGGCGGCGAGAAAGCACGTGTGTCTCTCTCCAAGCTGATGCTGAAGGAAGCGAACATGCTCATTCTGGATGAGCCTACGAACCATCTCGACCTGTTTGCCAAAGAAGTGCTGGAAGCGGCGTTAATGGATTATGAAGGCACTCTGCTGTTCATCTCCCATGACCGGTACTTCCTCAACAAAATGGCTGAGCGCATTGTCGAGCTTCATCCAGGTGGGACGGAACACTACCTCGGAAATTATGATGATTATGTGGAGAAGAAACAGGAGCTTGAGGACATCGCACGCGAAGCTGCTGAGGCACGTCAGGCTTCATCCAAGAACTCGTCCAAGTCCGATTCGAATACAGCCACAACCGAAAAATCAGGAGCTGCTTCATTCGAAGCGGAAAAACAGGCGAAGCGTGAAGAGCGTAACCGTCAACGCAAGCAGGAAGCTCTGGAACAGCAGATTGCGGACCTGGAAACGAAGATTACCGAACTTGAGGCACAGATGGCTCTGCCTGAAATCTATCAGGATTATATGAAGCTGCAAGAACTCCAGCAACAGTCGGAGGAACATAAGACACAACTCAGCAAGGCGTACGAAGAATGGGAAGAACTAGCCATGGAATAG
- the moaC gene encoding cyclic pyranopterin monophosphate synthase MoaC, protein MSSEVNNGQASGGKLTHFNEQGRARMVDISGKEITVRTAVAVTKVTMNPDTLEAIREGRIGKGDVLAVAQIAGIQGAKKTSDWIPMCHPLALTGVDIRFHDNGVDELHIEVTVKTEGKTGVEMEALTAASAAALTVYDMCKAMQKDMIIGPTMLNSKSGGKNGDYSR, encoded by the coding sequence TTGAGTTCAGAAGTGAACAACGGCCAGGCTTCCGGTGGTAAACTGACCCATTTTAATGAACAGGGGCGGGCCCGGATGGTTGATATCTCAGGTAAGGAAATTACCGTACGTACGGCTGTGGCTGTAACCAAAGTGACGATGAATCCAGATACACTGGAAGCGATTCGGGAGGGCCGAATCGGCAAAGGTGATGTTCTGGCTGTGGCTCAGATTGCCGGGATTCAAGGCGCGAAGAAAACGTCGGACTGGATTCCGATGTGCCATCCGCTGGCACTGACGGGTGTGGATATTCGTTTTCATGATAACGGAGTGGATGAATTACACATTGAAGTTACTGTCAAAACCGAAGGCAAAACGGGTGTTGAGATGGAGGCGCTCACGGCTGCCTCAGCTGCAGCACTGACGGTCTATGACATGTGCAAGGCCATGCAAAAAGATATGATTATCGGTCCAACCATGCTGAATTCCAAGAGTGGTGGCAAAAACGGTGATTACAGCCGATAG
- the tsaD gene encoding tRNA (adenosine(37)-N6)-threonylcarbamoyltransferase complex transferase subunit TsaD: MNELNEKTNSAPSYILAVETSCDETAVAVVKDGREVLSNLISSQIETHKAFGGVVPEVASRKHVEVITLMLEQAIEQSGIRPRDLSAIAVTQGPGLVGALLVGIVAAKTLAMALGKPLIGTHHIAGHIYANRLTHELKYPAMALVVSGGHTELVHMESEGKFKLIGRTRDDAVGEAYDKVARALGCPYPGGPHVDRMASEAENVVPLPRVWLEAGSYDFSLSGLKSAVLNALNQAKMRGETLEPSAVARGFQEAVVEVLVEKAVRAVREYGSRQLLLCGGVAANRGLRSALQERCAKEGLELLIPPMEYCTDNAAMIGAAAYLKWQRGEIAEFDAKADPGLSLEQWSVQSL; this comes from the coding sequence ATGAACGAACTCAATGAAAAAACAAATTCTGCACCATCCTATATATTGGCGGTGGAGACAAGCTGTGATGAAACAGCGGTAGCGGTAGTCAAGGATGGACGGGAAGTGCTGTCCAATCTGATCTCAAGTCAGATCGAGACCCATAAGGCATTCGGCGGCGTTGTACCTGAAGTGGCCTCACGCAAACACGTTGAAGTCATTACGCTGATGCTAGAACAAGCGATCGAGCAGTCCGGCATTCGTCCGCGTGATCTGAGTGCGATTGCTGTGACGCAAGGTCCGGGACTGGTGGGGGCATTGCTGGTAGGAATCGTTGCGGCCAAAACGCTGGCGATGGCACTGGGCAAACCGCTCATTGGCACACATCATATTGCTGGGCATATCTATGCCAACCGACTTACTCATGAACTGAAATATCCGGCAATGGCACTGGTCGTATCAGGTGGACATACAGAACTCGTGCATATGGAATCCGAGGGCAAGTTCAAACTGATTGGTCGTACTCGTGATGATGCTGTAGGTGAGGCGTATGACAAAGTAGCACGTGCATTGGGCTGTCCTTATCCAGGAGGTCCGCATGTTGACCGGATGGCATCTGAAGCGGAGAATGTAGTGCCGTTGCCACGGGTATGGCTGGAAGCGGGTTCGTACGATTTCAGTCTCAGTGGTCTGAAGTCTGCTGTACTGAATGCGCTCAATCAGGCCAAAATGCGCGGAGAAACGTTGGAGCCATCTGCGGTTGCACGTGGTTTCCAGGAAGCTGTCGTAGAAGTGTTGGTGGAGAAAGCCGTAAGAGCAGTTCGTGAGTATGGTTCACGTCAACTGTTATTATGCGGTGGCGTCGCAGCTAACCGGGGGTTGCGCTCGGCATTACAGGAGCGTTGCGCAAAGGAAGGGCTTGAACTGTTAATCCCGCCAATGGAATATTGTACGGATAATGCGGCCATGATTGGAGCGGCTGCGTATCTGAAATGGCAACGGGGAGAAATTGCTGAGTTTGATGCCAAAGCAGACCCTGGACTTTCTCTGGAGCAATGGTCCGTTCAGTCCTTATAG
- a CDS encoding MogA/MoaB family molybdenum cofactor biosynthesis protein gives MVWRTAILTASDKGARGEREDTSAQVIRELVEEELGGQIVEYRIVPDEPDEIIAALIEMTDYFHADLVLTTGGTELAIRDITPEATRRVIEREVPGMAEAMRYSVMSKNRSAMLFRGVCGIRGRTLIVNLPGTPKGVHEHLAAIMDQLPEALLMVTGQFKQ, from the coding sequence ATGGTGTGGAGAACAGCAATCCTGACAGCCAGTGACAAAGGAGCCCGCGGGGAACGTGAGGATACGAGTGCACAAGTCATTCGGGAGCTGGTGGAAGAAGAGCTGGGTGGTCAAATCGTGGAGTACCGTATCGTTCCGGATGAACCCGATGAGATTATTGCGGCTTTGATTGAGATGACGGATTATTTTCACGCCGATTTGGTGCTGACTACCGGTGGCACGGAGCTGGCCATTCGTGATATTACTCCGGAAGCGACCCGGCGCGTAATTGAGCGGGAAGTTCCCGGGATGGCAGAGGCCATGCGGTACAGTGTAATGAGCAAAAACCGTTCTGCAATGCTGTTCCGTGGGGTATGTGGCATTCGTGGACGCACGCTGATTGTTAATCTGCCAGGTACACCAAAGGGTGTGCATGAACATCTGGCTGCCATTATGGATCAGCTTCCGGAAGCGCTGCTGATGGTTACGGGTCAGTTCAAGCAATAA